One part of the Thermococcus radiotolerans genome encodes these proteins:
- the asnS gene encoding asparagine--tRNA ligase, translated as MIDKVYCADVRPDMEGKRVKLAGWVYRKREVGKKVFIVLRDSSGIVQTIFKKELSDEAYAEAKKAGIESSVIVEGTVKADPRAPTGIEIQADRIQIVQNVDFFPITKDASDEFLLDVRHLHLHSPKVASIMKVKATMMQAAREWLLQDGWYEVFPPILVTGAVEGGATLFKLKYFDKTAYLSQSAQLYLEAAIFGLEKVWSLTPSFRAEKSRTRRHLTEFWHLELEGAWMDLWDIMKVEEELVSYMVQRTLELRKGDIETFRKDFTTLKNTVPPFPRISYDEAIDILQSKGVGIEWGEDMGADEERILTQEFEAPFFVYGYPKHIKAFYMKEDPEDPRKVLAADMLAPEGYGEVIGGSQREDDYDKLVQRILDEGMDPKDYEWYLDLRKYGSVPHSGFGLGLERLVAWVLKLDHVRWATLFPRTPSRLYP; from the coding sequence ATGATTGATAAGGTTTATTGCGCCGACGTTCGGCCCGATATGGAAGGCAAGCGCGTTAAACTCGCCGGATGGGTTTATAGGAAGAGAGAAGTTGGAAAGAAGGTGTTCATAGTCCTCCGCGACTCAAGCGGAATAGTCCAGACCATATTCAAGAAGGAGCTGAGCGATGAGGCCTACGCCGAGGCAAAGAAAGCCGGAATAGAGTCCAGCGTGATAGTCGAGGGTACCGTTAAAGCCGACCCCCGCGCCCCCACTGGGATCGAGATTCAGGCGGACAGGATTCAGATTGTCCAGAACGTTGACTTCTTCCCGATAACCAAGGACGCGAGCGACGAGTTCCTGCTGGATGTGAGGCACTTGCACCTGCACTCGCCGAAGGTCGCCTCAATAATGAAGGTCAAGGCAACGATGATGCAGGCAGCTAGAGAGTGGCTCCTCCAGGACGGCTGGTACGAGGTCTTTCCGCCGATACTCGTCACCGGAGCCGTTGAGGGCGGTGCGACGCTCTTCAAGCTCAAGTACTTCGACAAGACGGCTTACCTCAGCCAGTCGGCCCAACTCTACCTTGAGGCCGCCATCTTTGGCCTCGAAAAGGTCTGGTCGCTCACGCCGAGCTTTAGAGCGGAGAAGAGCAGGACGAGAAGGCACCTCACCGAGTTCTGGCACCTTGAGCTTGAGGGTGCCTGGATGGACCTCTGGGACATAATGAAGGTCGAGGAGGAGCTTGTGAGCTACATGGTGCAGAGAACGCTTGAGCTCAGGAAGGGCGACATCGAGACCTTCAGGAAGGACTTCACCACACTCAAGAACACCGTTCCGCCCTTCCCGAGGATAAGCTACGACGAGGCCATAGACATCCTCCAGAGCAAGGGCGTCGGGATAGAGTGGGGCGAGGACATGGGCGCCGACGAGGAGAGGATCCTCACCCAGGAGTTCGAGGCCCCGTTCTTCGTCTACGGCTATCCGAAGCACATCAAGGCATTCTACATGAAGGAGGACCCGGAGGATCCGAGAAAGGTTCTCGCGGCGGACATGCTCGCGCCGGAGGGATACGGCGAGGTCATCGGTGGTTCACAGCGTGAGGACGACTACGACAAGCTCGTGCAGAGGATTCTCGACGAGGGCATGGACCCGAAGGACTACGAGTGGTACCTCGACCTCAGGAAGTACGGCAGCGTCCCGCACAGCGGCTTCGGCCTCGGCCTTGAGAGGCTCGTTGCCTGGGTGCTGAAGCTCGACCACGTCCGCTGGGCCACGCTCTTCCCGAGGACGCCCAGTAGGTTGTATCCTTAA
- a CDS encoding FlaD/FlaE family flagellar protein: MITETEIEERLKRLRGKVPNFLIDDLKDRLMKKRDILTPEQVDRIVDKVLRTYAGQIEKLSRLDSRVDEIGRYLEEIRNHLMNLSQAAQANQSLWGEAQNQPMGGAQVVEYGELMGAGNSGGFGEGSLASETHVEEAPAPESPAQNPTEVEPMEKEFELSKGFEIPSEIRDVLISPPRTKARLEHIPNDMVSTMMALKWLGFLIDRVGMQNLEDVLEFYYQIGWISEDVLNTLLRYAEGIRPHHREPDWRPDEKLTIQDHLVSLLFIERLRGARITRELLDAIEREMRVIGRVLEDVYGV; encoded by the coding sequence ATGATTACCGAAACCGAGATTGAGGAGAGGCTCAAGCGCCTCAGGGGCAAGGTCCCGAACTTCCTTATCGACGACCTCAAAGACCGCCTCATGAAGAAGCGCGACATACTGACTCCGGAGCAGGTTGACAGGATAGTTGACAAGGTGCTCCGCACCTACGCCGGGCAGATCGAGAAGCTCTCCCGGCTCGACAGCCGCGTGGACGAGATCGGCAGGTACCTGGAGGAGATACGCAATCACCTCATGAACCTCTCGCAGGCGGCTCAGGCTAATCAGTCACTGTGGGGCGAGGCCCAGAATCAACCAATGGGAGGGGCCCAGGTCGTGGAGTACGGTGAACTCATGGGTGCTGGAAACAGCGGAGGTTTCGGTGAGGGGTCCCTCGCCAGTGAAACCCATGTGGAGGAAGCACCGGCTCCTGAGTCTCCCGCCCAAAACCCGACGGAGGTAGAGCCCATGGAGAAGGAGTTTGAGCTTTCCAAGGGGTTTGAAATCCCCTCTGAAATTAGGGACGTCCTGATCAGTCCTCCACGCACCAAGGCAAGGCTCGAGCACATACCGAACGACATGGTCTCGACCATGATGGCGCTGAAGTGGCTTGGCTTCCTCATAGACAGGGTCGGCATGCAGAACCTCGAGGATGTGCTTGAGTTCTACTACCAGATCGGCTGGATTTCTGAGGACGTGCTGAATACTTTGCTCAGGTACGCTGAGGGCATAAGGCCTCACCACCGGGAGCCCGACTGGAGGCCGGACGAGAAGCTCACGATACAGGATCACCTCGTTTCGCTGCTCTTCATAGAGCGCCTTAGGGGAGCCAGGATAACCAGGGAACTGCTGGACGCCATAGAGAGGGAAATGCGGGTGATCGGCAGGGTGCTGGAAGACGTGTACGGAGTTTAG
- a CDS encoding type II/IV secretion system ATPase subunit produces the protein MPVRRDVSDNIEVAMARNPHLRRYVEEFVKKTGKFPEFYAQLSRDMKDIKYPNILYPVGDPIFIHIYGDLNTEKRYIVIEPRITRPEEERKYELLKDKILELAPEKKIPEDSEEFERFLDDLMDEALSKIGGGLFNRRRVSFTAEEVAKFRYLLKRDIVGIGPLEPLMRDPYIEDIHIIGANYVSLIHKIFDAMETNITFGDNLRLADYFKNLSERMGRPVSDKNPIVDGTLPDGSRINIIYSPDVSIQGPSATIRKFSATPLSVVQLVKWNTFSAEVAAYLWLALEYGMSVFVCGETASGKTTTLNSIIPFIKPDAKVYTAEDTPEVVVPHKNWQRLTTRERGPEESRVTLFDLLKAALRSRPNYIIVGEIRGAEGAIAFQAMQTGHPVMATFHAGDVRKMIQRFTGSPINIPVTFIDNLNIALFQQAVYVRGRFLRRVLSVVEIEGYYEELGGVATRNVFEWDSVTDRHIFRGMNNSYILERKIAEVAGYEDPKEIYNELFLRARIIKRMAELGITDYYAVHREIKAFYEKGIEGLSFRL, from the coding sequence ATGCCGGTCAGGAGGGACGTCAGCGACAACATCGAGGTTGCAATGGCGCGGAATCCCCATCTGCGGAGGTACGTGGAGGAATTCGTCAAGAAGACCGGCAAGTTTCCGGAGTTCTACGCCCAGCTCAGCAGGGACATGAAGGACATCAAGTACCCGAACATACTCTACCCCGTCGGCGACCCGATATTCATCCACATCTACGGCGACCTGAACACCGAGAAGAGGTACATAGTCATTGAGCCCAGGATAACCCGCCCGGAGGAGGAGCGGAAGTACGAACTCCTGAAGGACAAGATACTCGAGCTTGCACCGGAGAAGAAGATTCCCGAGGACAGCGAGGAGTTCGAGCGCTTTCTGGACGACCTGATGGACGAGGCTCTGAGCAAGATTGGAGGGGGACTGTTCAACCGCAGGCGGGTCTCGTTCACGGCCGAGGAAGTTGCTAAATTTCGCTATCTCCTCAAGAGGGACATCGTCGGAATCGGCCCCCTCGAGCCCCTCATGCGCGACCCCTACATCGAGGATATCCACATAATAGGCGCCAACTACGTCTCCCTCATCCACAAGATATTCGATGCAATGGAGACCAACATAACCTTCGGCGATAACCTCCGCCTGGCGGACTACTTCAAGAACCTCAGCGAGAGGATGGGGAGGCCTGTCAGCGACAAGAACCCGATCGTTGACGGAACCCTGCCGGATGGCTCGCGTATCAACATCATCTACTCGCCCGACGTCAGCATCCAGGGCCCGAGCGCAACTATCCGTAAGTTCTCGGCGACGCCACTGAGCGTCGTCCAGCTCGTTAAGTGGAACACCTTCTCGGCAGAGGTCGCTGCCTACCTCTGGCTGGCCCTCGAGTACGGTATGAGCGTCTTCGTCTGCGGTGAGACGGCGAGCGGAAAGACCACGACGCTCAATTCAATCATCCCGTTCATCAAGCCAGACGCTAAAGTCTACACCGCTGAGGATACACCAGAGGTCGTCGTTCCGCACAAGAACTGGCAGAGGCTCACCACCAGGGAGCGCGGCCCAGAGGAGAGCAGGGTTACGCTCTTCGACCTCCTGAAGGCAGCCCTACGTTCGAGGCCGAACTACATCATAGTCGGTGAGATCCGTGGAGCCGAGGGTGCCATAGCCTTCCAAGCAATGCAGACGGGCCACCCGGTTATGGCGACGTTCCACGCGGGCGACGTCAGGAAGATGATACAGCGTTTCACCGGTTCGCCGATAAACATCCCGGTCACGTTCATAGACAACCTAAACATAGCCCTCTTCCAGCAGGCGGTCTACGTCCGCGGCAGGTTCCTGAGGAGGGTTCTGAGCGTCGTCGAGATAGAGGGCTACTACGAGGAACTCGGCGGCGTTGCGACGAGGAACGTCTTCGAGTGGGACTCGGTGACGGACAGGCACATCTTCCGTGGAATGAACAACTCGTATATCCTAGAGAGGAAGATAGCCGAAGTTGCCGGCTACGAGGACCCGAAGGAGATATACAACGAGCTCTTCCTGAGGGCGAGGATAATCAAGAGGATGGCAGAGCTTGGCATAACGGACTACTACGCCGTTCACCGTGAGATCAAGGCCTTCTACGAGAAGGGAATCGAGGGACTGAGCTTCAGGCTGTGA
- a CDS encoding TIGR00288 family NYN domain-containing protein — protein MKERFFRVLRRGEKEVKEVSEETPKPKKKRSIGLIIDGPNILRKEFGIKLEDIIDALERIGKLRVAKVVLNQYAPQGLIEAVVNQGLEPIIVAGDTDVRIAIEAMELIYNSDVDVIALATRDADFLPIVNEAKRRGKETIVIGVEPGFSVALQNAADYVIKMEGKGIDAHEAK, from the coding sequence ATGAAGGAGCGCTTTTTCAGGGTTCTGAGGCGCGGGGAGAAGGAGGTCAAGGAGGTCAGCGAGGAGACGCCCAAGCCGAAGAAGAAGAGAAGCATAGGCCTCATCATCGACGGTCCCAACATTCTCAGAAAGGAGTTCGGGATAAAGCTGGAGGACATCATAGACGCCCTCGAGCGGATTGGAAAGCTCAGGGTGGCCAAGGTAGTTCTCAACCAGTACGCTCCCCAGGGGCTCATAGAGGCCGTCGTGAACCAGGGGCTTGAGCCGATAATAGTGGCCGGCGACACCGACGTGAGGATAGCCATCGAGGCCATGGAGCTCATCTACAACTCCGACGTCGACGTTATCGCTCTGGCCACCAGGGACGCGGACTTCCTCCCGATAGTCAACGAGGCGAAGCGCAGGGGTAAGGAGACGATAGTCATAGGGGTGGAGCCGGGCTTCTCGGTCGCGCTCCAGAACGCAGCGGACTACGTCATCAAGATGGAGGGCAAAGGTATCGACGCTCACGAGGCCAAATAG
- a CDS encoding ATPase domain-containing protein, with product MGSLLKIQIPNDELHRRLGGGIPAGSIVLIEGDRGTGKSIFSQRLLYGLLRNDYTATYVSSQYTTPEFINQMDSLGYSIIQDLIKRRLMFVSLYPLLVGVSDRRKFLSRFVGEPRLWKTDVMIIDSLSALLPSELDREEIRAFSLHLKRLSSLGKVTIMTVNPADIDPEFLKILEEASSLLIRLSVKTFGGDLKNSATIVKYNNAMGIFQKIIPFRVEPRVGFIVEIAAVV from the coding sequence ATGGGGAGCCTCCTTAAGATTCAGATACCCAACGACGAGCTTCACCGGCGCCTTGGAGGGGGCATCCCGGCCGGGAGTATAGTTCTGATCGAGGGAGACAGGGGTACCGGTAAGTCCATATTCTCCCAGAGGCTCCTTTACGGGCTCCTGAGGAACGATTACACCGCCACCTATGTTTCCAGTCAGTATACCACCCCCGAGTTCATAAATCAGATGGATTCGCTGGGGTACAGCATAATCCAGGATCTGATAAAGAGGCGCCTCATGTTCGTCTCCCTCTATCCCCTGCTCGTCGGAGTCTCCGACAGGCGGAAGTTCCTCTCGAGGTTCGTTGGTGAGCCGAGGCTGTGGAAAACCGACGTCATGATAATCGATTCCCTTTCCGCCCTGCTTCCATCCGAACTCGACAGGGAGGAGATAAGGGCATTCTCGCTTCATCTGAAGAGGCTGAGCTCCCTGGGAAAGGTCACGATAATGACGGTGAACCCAGCAGACATAGACCCGGAGTTCCTCAAGATACTCGAAGAGGCATCCAGCCTGCTCATACGGCTGAGCGTGAAGACGTTCGGCGGCGACCTGAAGAACTCCGCCACCATAGTCAAGTACAACAACGCCATGGGCATCTTCCAGAAGATAATCCCGTTCAGGGTGGAGCCGAGGGTTGGATTCATAGTCGAGATAGCCGCGGTGGTGTGA
- a CDS encoding flagella accessory protein C, with the protein MSFSYLKNKFKKKKEGEEKAEDNREIIKLDELEQEAAEEMAQKKKEEEELITQVMTRINEIENDIPRIKVSIDTLKTQINELREEIDRLDKVIKDVMVLYEIVSQQINPFKDVDSANPLLSEIQELSEEIESLKAEIAQIKSDLRLLVIDGMDLDDLIYEAISEGGV; encoded by the coding sequence ATGTCGTTTTCGTACCTGAAGAACAAGTTCAAGAAGAAAAAGGAGGGGGAGGAGAAGGCGGAAGACAACAGGGAGATAATCAAGCTTGATGAGCTGGAGCAGGAAGCCGCGGAAGAGATGGCTCAGAAGAAAAAGGAGGAAGAGGAGCTCATAACCCAGGTCATGACGAGAATAAACGAGATCGAGAACGACATTCCCCGCATAAAGGTGAGTATAGACACCCTCAAGACCCAGATAAACGAGCTCCGTGAGGAGATAGATCGCCTGGATAAGGTGATAAAGGACGTTATGGTCCTCTATGAGATAGTTTCGCAGCAGATTAATCCGTTTAAGGATGTTGATTCCGCTAATCCCTTACTTAGCGAGATTCAGGAGTTGAGCGAGGAGATTGAGAGCCTGAAAGCTGAGATAGCGCAGATAAAATCTGACTTGAGGCTCCTTGTAATCGACGGTATGGACCTCGATGATCTGATATACGAAGCCATATCGGAGGGAGGGGTATGA
- a CDS encoding helix-turn-helix domain-containing protein yields MFIDPFVIRSINRSELRKRILFYLDEIYPTPTYLSEIARVVKSDPSNVKGALIGLGNRYNGHSSLVSLGLVEVVTEKGFKYYRLTEYGKQVVKLLKSYHSYYSRYT; encoded by the coding sequence ATGTTCATTGATCCCTTTGTAATCCGCTCTATCAACCGCAGCGAACTGAGGAAGCGGATACTCTTCTATCTCGATGAAATATATCCCACCCCCACCTACCTCTCTGAAATCGCGCGGGTGGTCAAATCAGACCCCTCAAATGTGAAGGGTGCTCTTATCGGCCTTGGGAACCGATACAACGGCCACAGCTCCCTCGTGAGCCTCGGACTCGTGGAGGTCGTTACCGAGAAGGGCTTCAAGTACTACCGGCTCACTGAGTACGGGAAGCAGGTCGTCAAGCTCCTGAAGTCCTACCACTCATACTATTCGAGGTACACCTGA
- a CDS encoding flagellin — MRLLKKKRGAVGIGTLIVFIAMVLVAAVAAAVLINTSGYLQQRAEATGRQTTQEVSTGIKIDAVTGYAPSSNNMTLMTIQVSLNAGSSPIDLNQTKIYLDNGEKQVVLSYGGAKGTISGSMFDTNSAPWNATGINWSHEFGILIVQDADRSLSGTIPTLTTGDIALLTVNLTAVFGGVEPRTPITIRVVPEFGAPGYTKVITPTAYGLSDTDKIVDLK, encoded by the coding sequence ATGAGGTTGCTGAAGAAGAAGAGGGGTGCCGTCGGTATCGGTACCCTGATAGTGTTCATAGCCATGGTTCTAGTGGCCGCAGTAGCCGCCGCCGTTCTCATCAACACCAGCGGCTACCTCCAGCAGAGGGCCGAGGCCACGGGCAGGCAGACCACCCAGGAGGTTTCAACGGGCATAAAGATCGACGCAGTGACTGGTTACGCGCCCTCTTCCAACAACATGACCTTGATGACGATACAGGTCTCTCTTAACGCTGGAAGCAGCCCCATTGACCTCAACCAGACCAAGATCTACCTTGACAATGGTGAGAAACAGGTTGTTCTCTCCTACGGTGGCGCTAAGGGTACCATAAGCGGCAGTATGTTTGACACCAACTCCGCTCCTTGGAACGCAACTGGCATAAACTGGAGCCATGAGTTTGGAATCCTCATCGTCCAGGACGCTGACCGCTCCCTCAGCGGCACCATTCCGACCCTTACCACCGGAGACATAGCCCTGCTCACCGTCAACCTCACCGCCGTCTTCGGCGGTGTTGAGCCGAGGACTCCAATAACCATCAGGGTCGTTCCTGAGTTCGGTGCTCCTGGCTACACTAAGGTCATCACCCCGACCGCCTACGGTCTCAGCGACACCGACAAGATAGTCGACCTCAAGTGA
- a CDS encoding TIGR00288 family NYN domain-containing protein — translation MPGGNWEKIISITKDGMRSIGTMRRKISRGKRIALLIDGPNILRKEFGVKLEDIVEALEGLGDLRVSKVILNQYAPQGLIEAVSNQGFEAIVVSGETGVKLAVEAMREIYNPNIDVIALATRNAEFLPVILKAKERGKETIVIGIEPGFSAALKHAADYTIILEGGEEK, via the coding sequence ATGCCGGGCGGCAACTGGGAGAAGATAATTTCGATAACGAAGGATGGCATGAGGAGCATAGGAACGATGAGACGAAAGATAAGCAGGGGTAAGAGGATAGCACTTCTCATCGACGGCCCCAACATCCTCAGGAAGGAGTTCGGCGTCAAGCTGGAGGACATAGTTGAGGCCCTGGAGGGACTGGGCGACCTCAGGGTCTCCAAGGTGATACTGAACCAGTACGCCCCCCAGGGGCTCATAGAGGCGGTATCGAACCAGGGCTTTGAGGCAATCGTCGTCTCGGGCGAGACGGGTGTGAAGCTCGCCGTCGAGGCGATGAGGGAGATATACAACCCGAACATCGACGTTATCGCCCTGGCCACCAGAAACGCGGAGTTCCTGCCTGTGATTCTCAAGGCCAAGGAGCGCGGCAAGGAAACCATCGTCATCGGAATCGAGCCGGGCTTCTCGGCGGCGCTGAAGCATGCCGCCGACTACACCATAATCCTCGAGGGCGGTGAGGAGAAATGA
- a CDS encoding thiamine ABC transporter substrate-binding protein: MRKLATLLLTLLLLGAIGASRPVKAQEQLTVYSYDSIEWWMKEIVPIFEQKYGVKVNLVLIGDAGEVLNRLILEKDNPQADVVVGIDNSYLAKAIDAGVLEPYKPANADVIPGWIVEKFDPSYHLTPYDYGFIAINYRKDMVQNPPTSLEDLTKPEWKGKLIIEDPRTSSPGMAFLLWTIAVYGDDWLYYWEKLKENDVQIVEGWSAAWNAFTKGEYPLVLSYATSPAATVYYDNNTNVGAVAFKEGNYLQIEGAGIVKGAKHPELAKKFIEFLISEEAQEKLPLNQWMYPVNKNVQTPEVFKYAVKIDKPVTVDPKEIENNYDLWLKQWTQLMIEGKSPDEILGKTTTTTPEENGGICGPALIVGLALIPLLLRRRR; this comes from the coding sequence ATGAGGAAGCTCGCCACGCTGCTGCTCACCCTCCTGCTCCTCGGTGCCATCGGGGCTTCGAGGCCCGTTAAAGCCCAGGAGCAGCTGACGGTTTACTCCTACGACAGCATAGAGTGGTGGATGAAGGAGATAGTTCCGATTTTCGAGCAGAAATACGGCGTCAAGGTGAACCTCGTCCTCATCGGCGACGCCGGTGAGGTTCTCAACAGGCTCATCCTTGAGAAGGACAACCCGCAGGCGGACGTTGTGGTGGGCATAGACAACAGCTACCTGGCCAAAGCCATTGACGCCGGCGTGCTGGAACCCTACAAGCCGGCCAACGCCGACGTGATTCCGGGCTGGATCGTTGAGAAGTTCGACCCGAGTTATCACCTCACGCCCTACGACTACGGCTTCATAGCCATCAACTACCGCAAGGATATGGTTCAGAACCCGCCAACCAGCCTCGAAGACCTCACCAAGCCGGAGTGGAAGGGTAAGCTGATAATCGAAGACCCGCGCACCAGCTCACCGGGAATGGCCTTTCTCCTCTGGACGATAGCGGTCTACGGCGACGACTGGCTCTACTACTGGGAGAAGCTGAAGGAGAACGACGTCCAGATAGTCGAGGGCTGGAGCGCAGCCTGGAACGCCTTCACCAAAGGTGAATACCCGCTGGTCCTCAGCTACGCCACCTCGCCGGCTGCAACCGTCTACTACGACAACAACACCAACGTCGGTGCCGTGGCGTTCAAGGAGGGCAACTACCTCCAGATAGAGGGCGCGGGAATCGTCAAGGGCGCCAAGCACCCTGAGCTGGCCAAGAAGTTCATCGAGTTTCTCATCAGCGAGGAGGCACAGGAGAAGCTCCCGCTCAACCAGTGGATGTATCCCGTCAACAAAAACGTTCAGACCCCGGAGGTCTTCAAGTACGCGGTGAAGATAGACAAACCGGTGACCGTCGACCCCAAGGAGATCGAGAACAACTACGACCTCTGGCTCAAGCAGTGGACCCAGCTCATGATAGAGGGCAAGAGCCCGGACGAGATACTCGGGAAGACGACCACGACGACCCCTGAGGAGAACGGGGGAATCTGCGGTCCTGCACTGATAGTTGGCCTGGCCCTGATACCGCTCCTCCTCAGGAGGAGGCGGTGA
- a CDS encoding flagellar protein G encodes MASSVVSELVLFIVSLLVAGMVAGGLYVVTQDISGGILTKGQDVAESLRTNFEIINDPENIPVSGSSYVFYIRNIGKDSFSFDPNSVVVMIDGSMIPPANLTFEPSGALAPYEVGKIYVPTAFISSGYHKITVVIETGKRKSLVFEVG; translated from the coding sequence ATGGCGAGTTCAGTGGTGTCGGAGCTTGTACTATTCATCGTCTCACTACTGGTAGCGGGTATGGTAGCCGGGGGTCTGTACGTGGTTACCCAGGATATTTCGGGCGGTATCCTCACAAAAGGCCAGGATGTGGCCGAGAGTCTGCGTACTAATTTTGAGATAATTAACGATCCCGAGAACATTCCCGTTTCTGGCTCTTCGTACGTCTTCTACATCCGCAACATCGGTAAAGACTCCTTCTCCTTCGACCCCAACTCCGTCGTCGTTATGATAGACGGCTCGATGATACCCCCCGCGAACCTTACCTTCGAGCCCTCGGGCGCACTCGCCCCGTATGAGGTTGGTAAAATCTACGTTCCCACGGCCTTCATATCATCGGGTTATCACAAGATCACGGTCGTCATCGAGACAGGGAAGAGAAAATCGCTCGTGTTCGAGGTGGGGTGA
- a CDS encoding class I SAM-dependent methyltransferase, with amino-acid sequence MNPLAEILDRNLEAIVDLSLGHLLRLGLKYGIFRRLASGMPREELLSVIPVSNKAYLGRLIDTYVSLGFVEESDGILKMPGFSYEFNLSAEDAGKLLSDWVQIVEELYKMADYAFISAEHPKILMDFDKGADFWDMRLLMELNRTYRQLAASLLGLEDGMRILDLGCGSVSPVELGEAVGPNGKYVGVDFSPGLLSIAKVRVRNARMDWVVLREMDIRKLVVKNTYDAVVMSFVLEYLENPGAAVKRAIGTLEPGGKLVIIEPFRDNYPRIAALEFFESLTREFTRFPSSEDIIAAVEESPYDVKVEPVGKSALLVTRLM; translated from the coding sequence ATGAACCCACTGGCGGAGATACTCGACAGGAACCTTGAGGCGATCGTCGACTTATCCCTTGGGCATCTCCTCAGGCTCGGGTTAAAGTACGGCATATTCCGCAGGCTCGCGAGTGGAATGCCCCGTGAAGAATTGCTGTCAGTGATCCCGGTCTCCAACAAGGCGTACCTGGGAAGGCTCATAGATACCTACGTCTCCCTTGGCTTCGTGGAGGAGTCCGACGGCATCCTTAAGATGCCGGGTTTCTCCTACGAGTTCAACTTAAGCGCGGAAGACGCAGGAAAGCTCCTCTCCGACTGGGTCCAGATAGTTGAGGAGCTTTACAAGATGGCGGATTACGCCTTCATCTCCGCGGAGCACCCGAAGATACTCATGGACTTCGACAAGGGCGCCGACTTCTGGGACATGCGCCTACTGATGGAGCTCAACAGGACCTACCGGCAGCTTGCAGCGAGTCTCCTCGGCCTCGAGGATGGCATGCGCATCCTCGACCTCGGTTGCGGCTCCGTCTCCCCCGTGGAACTTGGGGAAGCCGTTGGTCCAAACGGGAAGTACGTTGGCGTTGACTTTTCTCCGGGACTGCTGAGCATAGCCAAGGTCCGCGTTAGGAACGCCCGCATGGACTGGGTGGTTCTACGGGAGATGGACATAAGGAAACTTGTGGTCAAGAACACCTACGATGCCGTGGTGATGAGCTTCGTCTTGGAGTACTTGGAGAACCCCGGAGCGGCCGTCAAGAGGGCAATTGGAACCCTGGAGCCTGGCGGGAAGCTCGTTATAATCGAACCCTTCAGGGACAACTACCCACGGATCGCCGCCCTGGAGTTCTTTGAGAGCCTGACCAGGGAATTCACCCGCTTCCCGAGCTCTGAAGATATAATCGCTGCCGTCGAGGAGAGTCCATACGACGTGAAGGTTGAGCCCGTCGGTAAATCCGCCCTGCTGGTGACGCGCTTGATGTAA
- a CDS encoding calcium/sodium antiporter, with amino-acid sequence MIVEIILFALGLILLIKGSDYFVEAASRVAKGFGVSEFIIALVLASIATTLPEVTVSAISSYQGKPDIALGNAIGSALANIALILGVSALLRPLKVEKTAWKNALFMIGVTAYAGLLMYDGTISRLDGASLILIYFGFLYYLYRKHMTLEELPEGGRGNPRRDALIMFGSGILVVTGAKLVVDSAVTIARAFGVPEVVIGLTMVSIGTSLPEFTNSLMATIKRLPNISVGNIIGANILDVLMVIGIAALINPIRVDATIYTFTLPLTLLVMGILTAVLRLTGRIDRLTGGVLLAIYSYFIYVYLTGGVHLPQG; translated from the coding sequence GTGATAGTTGAAATCATCCTCTTCGCGCTCGGCCTCATCCTGCTCATCAAGGGGAGCGACTATTTTGTAGAAGCCGCCTCGCGCGTTGCGAAGGGCTTTGGCGTCAGCGAGTTCATCATAGCGCTCGTCCTGGCGAGCATAGCCACCACCCTTCCGGAGGTCACAGTCTCCGCCATCTCGTCCTACCAGGGAAAGCCCGACATAGCCCTCGGTAACGCGATAGGAAGTGCCCTCGCGAACATCGCCCTCATTCTCGGCGTTTCCGCCCTGCTCCGTCCGCTGAAGGTCGAGAAAACCGCCTGGAAGAATGCCCTCTTCATGATAGGCGTTACTGCCTACGCCGGCCTGCTCATGTACGATGGCACGATAAGCCGGCTCGACGGCGCCAGCCTGATACTCATCTACTTCGGGTTCCTCTACTACCTCTACCGCAAGCACATGACCTTGGAGGAGCTCCCCGAAGGCGGACGCGGGAACCCTAGAAGGGACGCCCTCATAATGTTCGGGAGCGGCATACTCGTCGTGACCGGTGCCAAGCTCGTGGTCGACAGCGCGGTCACGATAGCCAGAGCCTTTGGAGTTCCCGAGGTCGTCATAGGCCTCACGATGGTCTCGATCGGGACTTCCCTGCCCGAGTTCACCAACTCCCTCATGGCGACCATCAAGAGGCTCCCGAACATCAGCGTGGGCAACATAATCGGCGCGAACATCCTCGACGTCCTCATGGTCATCGGCATAGCGGCCCTCATAAACCCGATCAGGGTGGACGCGACGATATACACCTTCACCCTGCCCCTGACGCTCCTCGTCATGGGCATACTCACCGCCGTTCTCCGTCTCACCGGCAGGATAGACAGGCTCACCGGCGGAGTGCTGCTGGCGATTTACTCGTACTTCATCTACGTCTACCTCACCGGTGGCGTCCACCTGCCGCAGGGCTGA